In one window of uncultured Draconibacterium sp. DNA:
- a CDS encoding ABC transporter ATP-binding protein: MISLNNVHKSYVTGSNSLHVLKGIDLEIKSGEFVSIMGSSGSGKSTLLNILGILDNYDEGSYYLNGSLVKDMSEKKAAKLRNELVGFVFQSFNLISFKNALENVALPLYYQGVNRKKRNKIAEEYLDKVGLLDWATHLPSEMSGGQKQRVAIARSLISQPKIIFADEPTGALDTSTSYEVMDILKEINDDGITVILVTHEHDIASMTQKIVRLKDGRIDEIIKNGELKNFQHQYAKELETA, translated from the coding sequence ATGATCAGTCTAAACAATGTTCACAAGTCGTACGTAACGGGTAGTAACTCGTTGCACGTATTAAAAGGAATCGACCTCGAAATCAAATCCGGAGAGTTCGTCTCCATTATGGGGTCATCGGGTTCCGGGAAATCAACCTTACTTAACATCCTTGGAATTTTGGATAACTACGATGAAGGATCGTATTATCTGAACGGATCGTTAGTAAAGGATATGTCGGAAAAGAAAGCTGCCAAACTGCGTAACGAGTTGGTTGGTTTTGTGTTTCAGTCGTTTAACCTTATTTCGTTTAAAAACGCCCTTGAAAATGTGGCGCTTCCGCTGTATTACCAGGGAGTGAATCGGAAAAAGCGAAACAAAATTGCAGAAGAATACCTCGATAAAGTCGGTCTGCTGGATTGGGCAACACATTTACCAAGCGAAATGTCGGGCGGACAAAAACAGCGCGTTGCAATCGCTCGTTCACTCATTTCTCAGCCAAAAATTATTTTTGCCGATGAGCCAACCGGAGCACTCGATACCAGCACTTCGTACGAGGTAATGGATATTCTGAAAGAAATTAACGATGATGGAATAACAGTTATTCTGGTAACGCACGAGCACGATATTGCTTCGATGACCCAGAAAATTGTGCGATTGAAAGATGGCCGTATCGATGAGATCATTAAAAACGGCGAATTGAAAAACTTTCAACATCAGTACGCCAAAGAACTGGAAACAGCCTAG
- a CDS encoding FAD-dependent protein has protein sequence MGTKSVSFKLPTNYSPELLQGQIAKTLRIKNFSFELETKSLDARNKSNIHWLVKAIVTSPEIKGDEQVEKEKLEIPYKRSNKKIVVVGSGPAGFFNAFVLQKAGFDVTLIERGSDVITRGKAISNFERTGTFNAQNNYAFGEGGAGTFSDGKLTSRSKRISKEKQFILSSYVEAGAPEEILYMTHPHLGTDNLRKIVQNLRESFENLGGKFLFETMLEDVVITNSKVKEVITSKGNFPADALFIAPGHSAFETYKMLIKRGIPFRTKNFAIGSRMEHTQEIINKAQWGRPQLPGVKAAEYRLTSQADGKHSVFSFCMCPGGMVVPAAAYENTNIVNGMSYYKRNGNFANAACVAAIHPDELAGKIVSPVEALDNLQKLEESFYQYSEGYAAPACSINDFLKQKGKGSQFETSYPLGLKPAPLWDLLPKPVVESMQVGLQDFIRKMRGFENGNLLGFESKTSSPVQVIRDKNGLCEGFENIYIVGEGSGYAGGIISSAADGIKAAIGFLEK, from the coding sequence ATGGGAACAAAATCAGTTTCATTTAAGCTACCAACCAACTACAGCCCCGAATTGCTGCAAGGCCAAATTGCCAAAACACTTCGGATTAAGAACTTTTCGTTCGAGCTGGAAACGAAAAGTCTGGATGCCCGGAACAAATCGAATATCCACTGGTTGGTAAAAGCTATTGTAACATCGCCTGAAATTAAAGGGGACGAACAGGTTGAAAAAGAAAAGCTGGAAATTCCGTACAAAAGAAGCAATAAAAAAATTGTGGTAGTGGGCAGTGGACCAGCCGGATTCTTTAATGCCTTTGTGCTGCAAAAAGCCGGTTTCGATGTTACACTAATCGAACGCGGCTCCGATGTTATAACACGTGGCAAAGCCATTTCCAACTTTGAACGAACCGGAACTTTCAACGCCCAAAATAATTATGCTTTTGGCGAAGGTGGCGCCGGAACATTTTCGGACGGCAAACTCACTTCACGCTCTAAACGTATTTCAAAAGAGAAACAGTTTATCCTGTCGAGTTACGTGGAAGCGGGTGCGCCGGAGGAGATTTTATATATGACCCACCCGCATTTGGGAACCGACAACCTGCGAAAAATAGTGCAGAATTTGCGTGAATCTTTTGAGAATCTTGGAGGTAAATTTCTGTTTGAGACGATGCTGGAAGACGTGGTAATAACCAATTCGAAAGTAAAAGAGGTTATCACATCCAAAGGAAATTTTCCTGCTGATGCTTTGTTTATTGCTCCTGGCCATTCGGCTTTCGAAACCTATAAAATGCTGATCAAAAGAGGCATTCCGTTCCGTACTAAAAACTTTGCCATTGGCAGCCGGATGGAGCATACACAGGAAATCATCAACAAAGCACAGTGGGGACGACCGCAACTTCCCGGAGTTAAAGCGGCTGAATACCGCCTTACTTCACAAGCCGACGGCAAACATTCCGTTTTTTCGTTTTGTATGTGCCCGGGTGGCATGGTTGTTCCGGCAGCGGCGTACGAAAATACTAACATTGTTAACGGCATGAGCTACTACAAACGCAACGGCAATTTTGCAAATGCTGCCTGCGTAGCGGCGATTCATCCTGATGAACTGGCAGGAAAAATAGTTTCGCCGGTTGAAGCGCTGGACAACCTGCAAAAACTGGAGGAAAGTTTTTATCAATATTCCGAAGGTTATGCTGCGCCGGCATGTTCCATCAACGACTTCCTGAAACAAAAGGGCAAAGGATCGCAGTTTGAGACCAGTTATCCGCTGGGATTAAAACCGGCTCCGTTATGGGACTTACTGCCCAAACCGGTTGTTGAATCGATGCAGGTTGGCTTGCAGGATTTTATACGCAAAATGCGTGGTTTTGAAAATGGGAACTTATTGGGTTTCGAAAGCAAAACCTCATCGCCCGTTCAGGTAATTCGCGACAAAAATGGTTTGTGCGAAGGATTTGAGAACATATACATCGTAGGCGAAGGCAGCGGCTACGCCGGCGGAATTATTTCCAGTGCTGCCGATGGGATTAAGGCAGCAATAGGTTTTTTGGAAAAGTGA
- a CDS encoding indolepyruvate oxidoreductase subunit beta, producing MQDTGKNIIIAGVGGQGILLFSNLLSKYYLKKGYELKISDVIGLGQRGGGVESHFRYSTQPVLSPFIKAGDVDYVISFEQTETLRHLHTLKQDGVLLTSTYELTSTSVNTRLQKDLPESKTEIIKRSDNKVFIIDPHEHTTLDFNINKMMNVVMLGYYAELRGYEHDEMIQIVRENVPAKFVEGNIKAYEMGTRIVEEELATVEPVAIRC from the coding sequence ATGCAAGACACAGGAAAAAATATCATCATTGCCGGAGTAGGAGGACAAGGAATTCTTCTTTTTAGTAACCTTTTAAGCAAATATTACCTCAAAAAAGGGTATGAGTTGAAAATATCAGATGTGATTGGTTTAGGTCAACGTGGTGGAGGTGTCGAAAGTCATTTCCGTTATTCAACCCAACCCGTTTTATCGCCTTTTATTAAAGCAGGAGATGTAGATTACGTTATTTCTTTTGAGCAAACGGAAACACTTCGGCATTTGCATACGCTGAAACAGGATGGTGTTTTACTTACAAGCACTTATGAGCTGACATCAACCAGTGTTAACACCAGGCTGCAAAAGGATTTGCCTGAATCGAAGACTGAGATAATAAAAAGATCGGATAATAAGGTTTTTATTATTGATCCTCATGAGCACACGACTCTTGATTTTAACATCAACAAAATGATGAACGTGGTTATGTTGGGCTACTATGCTGAGTTAAGAGGCTATGAGCATGACGAGATGATTCAGATCGTTAGGGAAAATGTTCCTGCAAAATTTGTTGAAGGAAATATAAAAGCCTACGAGATGGGAACGAGGATTGTTGAGGAAGAACTCGCAACTGTGGAGCCTGTAGCAATTCGTTGTTAG
- a CDS encoding indolepyruvate ferredoxin oxidoreductase subunit alpha: protein MQTEIERAVMQMMNGNEAVARGAFEAGVKIASGFPGTPSTEVMDYTHHKYPEVYCEWSTNEKVALEVAIGASFAGYRSMAIMKTVGLHVAADALGGAAGSQVNGGLVLVVGDDVGRIAGDDYNDCRHYGNMFNIPVLEPGDSQEAKDLMVKAFEISEEYSTPVILKITSVICKTTSRVIIDEDYTYSEKRRDKYPVSFSKVIMTTIMTKAKGSDHQKLTKCFCDFPAQMKRLAEDSNDFAINKLELNDKKIGIITAGTPYYYVKEVLPEASVLKLGLVHPLPEKQIKELAEHVEKLYVIEDGHDVMEKNIKDLGVSVIGKELFPKFPEMMRFTPDIIEEKLVPEALKRTPQEGVPFRLPVACAGCSHTFISRVLKKNKIRAAADVTCGLIGCFPHMESYSLQKCMGSSIALAHGYNKAKDDGNKFVAMIGDGGFWATGINGLMNLVFNDSQSTVIIVDNSCLAMTGGQNVASSEFGFNYKPENKLDIAKVCEAIGVQDIVTVDAYEFEELESSILNAVNAKTNSVVIVKKPCVTKFKLPKETPYYIDQDACTKCRKCIGVGCLAIESKGQNGSTEIVINQDICTGCGLCFTACNFDAIKN, encoded by the coding sequence ATGCAGACAGAAATTGAGCGTGCAGTAATGCAGATGATGAATGGTAATGAGGCCGTTGCAAGAGGTGCCTTTGAGGCGGGCGTGAAAATTGCTTCCGGATTTCCGGGCACACCTTCCACTGAGGTTATGGATTATACCCACCATAAATACCCGGAAGTTTATTGTGAATGGTCTACAAATGAGAAAGTAGCTTTAGAAGTAGCCATTGGAGCTTCATTTGCAGGTTACCGGAGTATGGCAATAATGAAGACAGTAGGTTTACATGTGGCTGCAGATGCACTTGGTGGAGCTGCCGGCAGTCAGGTTAACGGCGGACTGGTATTAGTGGTTGGCGATGATGTAGGCCGTATTGCAGGTGATGATTATAACGATTGCCGCCATTACGGGAACATGTTTAACATCCCGGTACTGGAGCCAGGCGATAGCCAGGAAGCCAAGGATCTTATGGTTAAGGCGTTCGAAATTAGTGAGGAATACAGTACTCCGGTTATACTTAAAATTACATCGGTAATTTGCAAAACAACCAGTCGGGTTATCATTGATGAGGACTATACTTATAGTGAAAAACGCAGAGATAAGTATCCCGTTAGTTTCAGTAAGGTGATAATGACCACTATTATGACCAAAGCAAAAGGTTCAGATCATCAGAAACTTACCAAGTGTTTTTGTGACTTTCCGGCACAGATGAAACGTTTGGCAGAAGACAGTAACGACTTTGCAATAAACAAGCTGGAGTTGAATGATAAAAAAATCGGGATAATTACGGCGGGTACGCCTTACTATTACGTAAAAGAAGTGTTACCCGAAGCCTCGGTTCTTAAACTGGGGCTTGTTCATCCACTGCCGGAAAAGCAGATTAAGGAATTGGCCGAACATGTTGAGAAGCTCTATGTGATTGAAGATGGTCATGATGTTATGGAGAAGAATATCAAAGATTTAGGTGTTTCGGTGATTGGGAAAGAATTATTCCCAAAATTCCCGGAAATGATGCGTTTTACTCCGGATATTATCGAGGAAAAACTGGTGCCTGAGGCACTTAAAAGAACACCACAGGAAGGCGTTCCTTTCCGTCTTCCGGTAGCTTGTGCGGGCTGTTCACACACCTTTATCTCACGTGTATTAAAGAAAAACAAAATTCGGGCAGCTGCCGATGTTACCTGTGGTCTTATTGGTTGCTTCCCGCACATGGAGTCATACTCGCTGCAAAAGTGTATGGGATCCAGCATTGCACTGGCACACGGTTACAACAAGGCCAAAGATGATGGGAATAAATTTGTAGCCATGATAGGTGATGGCGGTTTTTGGGCAACTGGAATTAACGGGCTGATGAACCTGGTATTTAACGATAGTCAATCTACGGTGATTATTGTGGACAATAGCTGTTTGGCGATGACGGGTGGTCAGAATGTGGCATCGAGTGAGTTTGGGTTTAATTACAAACCGGAAAACAAATTGGATATTGCAAAAGTATGCGAGGCTATCGGTGTTCAAGATATTGTAACTGTTGATGCATACGAATTTGAAGAACTGGAAAGCTCTATTCTCAACGCGGTGAATGCAAAAACAAATTCGGTGGTTATTGTAAAGAAACCGTGTGTTACAAAATTCAAGCTGCCAAAAGAAACCCCATATTACATTGACCAGGATGCGTGTACAAAATGTAGAAAATGTATAGGAGTTGGATGTTTGGCTATTGAGAGCAAAGGGCAGAACGGATCAACAGAAATAGTAATTAACCAGGATATTTGTACAGGATGTGGATTATGCTTTACAGCCTGCAATTTTGACGCTATTAAAAATTAG
- a CDS encoding diaminopimelate decarboxylase codes for MAEKNLPFSKEQLDSIIENHPTPFHIYDEKAILENARNFQKAFSWNEGFKEYYAIKAAPNPYLMKILREEGFGIDCSSVAELELAKRIGMSGNEIMLTSNDTPAYEFQLAKDLGAIINLDDISHIDFVEKNVGLPDTICMRYNPGSLKEGNVIIGHPEEAKYGFTREQIIEGYKILKEKGVKHFGIHTMVASNELEPAYFVETAELLFNLIVEVYEKTGVKIEFANMGGGIGIPYKPGEKPVDMEFVSAGVKNHYDNILVKAGLAPLKIFFESGRAITGPYGYLVTKVRHIKKTYKTYAGLDACMTNLMRPALYGAYHHITVMGKENDEANIKYDVTGSLCENNDKFAIDRMLPEIDQDDIVVIHDTGAHGHSMGFNYNGKLKSAELLLRENGDVAEIRRAETLEDYFATLDFDGVKDF; via the coding sequence ATGGCAGAAAAGAATCTACCTTTTAGCAAAGAGCAGCTTGATAGCATTATTGAAAACCACCCTACTCCGTTTCATATTTACGACGAAAAGGCCATTCTTGAGAATGCACGAAATTTCCAAAAAGCATTTTCGTGGAACGAAGGTTTTAAAGAATATTATGCAATTAAAGCCGCTCCAAATCCATACCTGATGAAGATTCTGAGGGAGGAAGGTTTTGGAATTGACTGTAGTTCTGTTGCTGAGTTGGAACTGGCAAAACGTATTGGAATGAGCGGCAACGAAATTATGCTGACCTCTAACGATACACCCGCATACGAATTTCAGCTGGCTAAAGATTTGGGTGCCATTATCAATCTCGACGATATTTCGCACATCGACTTTGTAGAAAAGAATGTAGGACTGCCGGATACGATTTGTATGCGTTACAATCCGGGAAGTTTGAAAGAAGGAAATGTAATTATCGGGCATCCGGAAGAAGCCAAATACGGTTTTACACGCGAACAAATTATTGAAGGTTATAAAATCCTAAAAGAAAAGGGAGTAAAACATTTTGGAATTCACACCATGGTGGCTTCAAACGAACTTGAGCCTGCCTATTTTGTGGAAACTGCCGAGTTGCTGTTTAATTTAATTGTTGAGGTTTACGAAAAAACAGGTGTAAAAATTGAATTTGCGAACATGGGTGGTGGAATTGGAATTCCCTACAAACCGGGCGAGAAACCGGTTGATATGGAATTTGTTAGTGCCGGAGTGAAAAACCACTACGATAACATTCTTGTGAAAGCCGGACTTGCTCCGCTGAAAATATTCTTTGAATCGGGACGTGCCATTACCGGGCCATACGGATATTTGGTAACCAAAGTTCGCCATATTAAAAAAACATATAAAACTTATGCAGGACTGGATGCCTGTATGACCAACCTGATGCGTCCTGCACTTTACGGTGCTTACCATCACATTACGGTTATGGGAAAAGAAAACGACGAGGCAAATATAAAATACGATGTTACAGGCTCGTTGTGCGAAAACAACGATAAATTTGCCATCGACCGTATGTTGCCTGAAATTGATCAGGACGATATTGTGGTTATTCACGACACCGGAGCTCACGGACACTCGATGGGTTTTAACTACAACGGAAAACTAAAATCGGCTGAATTGTTACTTCGTGAGAATGGCGATGTGGCAGAGATTCGACGTGCTGAAACATTGGAAGATTATTTTGCAACACTCGACTTCGATGGTGTAAAAGACTTTTAA
- a CDS encoding glycosyltransferase family 1 protein: MKIGYDAKRAFLNTSGLGNYSRNTLNALVKYFPDHQYTLYTPEIKEAMLEEQETFEVIAPDHSHSGFKKAIWRSVQLSEEIKGHNLNLFHGLSNELPKGIHKTSIPTLVTIHDLIFIRYPEFYKTLDRAIYFRKTKYACNAATKILAISQQTKDDIIDFVDVDPEKIEILHQAISPLFFENANTGQIKEKYKLPNEFILAVGTVEERKNQLSIIKALVEKNITLPLILVGNPTSYCNDIHKYIAEKQLHNRVIFLKNIPEADLAGIYQLAQLSIYISVFEGFGLPVIESMACGCPVITSNASCLPETAGDAAVLCSPQNIEQLGNNIEKILTDTNFRKELVMKGRVRANEFQPKKYVEKLISLYAELRG, from the coding sequence ATGAAGATAGGATACGACGCAAAACGAGCTTTTCTGAATACTTCCGGATTAGGCAACTACAGCCGGAATACTTTGAATGCACTGGTCAAATACTTCCCAGATCATCAGTACACGCTTTATACTCCTGAAATAAAAGAAGCGATGCTGGAAGAGCAGGAGACATTTGAGGTGATAGCTCCGGATCATAGCCATTCAGGTTTTAAAAAAGCCATCTGGCGTTCGGTACAGCTTAGCGAAGAAATTAAGGGGCATAACCTTAATCTTTTTCATGGATTAAGCAACGAACTTCCCAAGGGAATTCATAAAACCTCGATCCCTACTCTGGTAACTATCCACGATCTGATTTTTATTCGTTACCCCGAGTTTTATAAGACGCTCGACCGTGCTATTTATTTCCGCAAAACAAAATATGCGTGCAACGCGGCTACCAAAATTTTGGCCATCAGCCAACAAACCAAAGACGACATTATTGATTTTGTAGATGTCGACCCGGAAAAGATAGAGATTCTCCATCAGGCAATTTCTCCGCTGTTTTTTGAGAATGCGAACACCGGACAAATCAAAGAAAAATATAAACTGCCCAACGAATTTATTTTGGCCGTTGGTACCGTTGAGGAGCGAAAAAATCAGCTTTCGATAATTAAAGCGCTGGTCGAGAAAAACATCACACTGCCATTGATTTTGGTCGGAAATCCAACATCGTATTGTAACGATATTCATAAATACATTGCAGAAAAACAGCTTCATAACCGGGTAATTTTTCTGAAGAATATTCCGGAAGCAGATTTGGCAGGTATTTATCAACTGGCGCAGCTATCCATTTACATTTCGGTATTCGAAGGTTTTGGACTTCCGGTAATTGAGTCGATGGCATGTGGCTGCCCGGTTATTACATCGAACGCTTCGTGTTTACCGGAAACCGCCGGTGATGCAGCTGTGCTTTGCTCACCACAAAACATTGAACAGCTTGGTAATAACATTGAAAAGATACTTACCGACACCAATTTTCGCAAAGAATTAGTTATGAAAGGGCGAGTGAGAGCCAATGAATTTCAACCCAAAAAGTATGTTGAAAAATTGATTTCTTTGTACGCTGAATTAAGAGGATAA
- a CDS encoding L-threonylcarbamoyladenylate synthase: protein MHDDLKKAVEVLKSGGIILYPTDTIWGIGCDATNAEAVKRIYDIKKREDSKNILILMENPALLNRYVDEVPEVAWDLVEISTTPLTVIYPGAKNLAANLIAEDGSIGIRFTKEEFTRQLLQRFRRPIVSTSANISGEKSPAFFDEISEEIKESVDYIVEYRQDDRMASKPSSVIKLGPGGQIDILRK, encoded by the coding sequence ATGCACGACGATTTAAAAAAGGCTGTTGAAGTTTTGAAAAGCGGGGGTATAATTCTTTACCCAACCGATACCATTTGGGGCATTGGCTGCGACGCCACCAATGCAGAAGCTGTTAAACGTATTTACGATATAAAAAAACGCGAAGACTCGAAAAACATACTGATTTTAATGGAAAATCCGGCTTTGCTCAATCGTTATGTTGATGAAGTTCCTGAGGTGGCCTGGGATTTGGTTGAGATTAGTACAACGCCGCTCACTGTAATTTACCCCGGAGCAAAAAACCTGGCTGCTAATTTAATAGCTGAAGACGGCAGTATCGGTATTCGTTTTACCAAAGAAGAGTTTACGCGCCAACTGCTGCAACGTTTTCGCCGGCCTATTGTTTCTACTTCGGCCAATATAAGCGGTGAAAAATCACCGGCTTTTTTTGATGAAATTTCGGAGGAAATAAAAGAATCGGTTGATTACATTGTGGAATACCGGCAGGATGATCGTATGGCATCGAAACCATCAAGCGTAATAAAATTGGGGCCGGGCGGGCAAATCGATATTCTTAGAAAATAA
- a CDS encoding head GIN domain-containing protein — translation MKTRILVLSLFVMGLFMATTVQAEEETRDVSSFSEISLRIPATVHLKQGSPQSVRIEGKQSTLEDIITEVNGSKLIIRFPGKSIFQRNYKPGRIDIYITVPDVNGLGVSGSGDILANEIKARIIDLAVSGSGNIEIDDLTSDKVKGAISGSGNIKIEGDGVANELSVSISGSGNCKADGFEAEDITVSTSGSGNCNVKSNGTLKARIAGSGSVYYKGSPRVDASVAGSGRVKSM, via the coding sequence ATGAAAACCAGAATTTTAGTATTAAGTCTTTTTGTAATGGGCTTATTTATGGCCACAACCGTTCAGGCAGAAGAAGAAACACGTGATGTTTCCAGTTTCTCGGAGATAAGTTTGCGAATTCCGGCAACTGTGCATCTCAAGCAGGGGAGTCCGCAAAGTGTGCGGATTGAAGGAAAACAATCAACACTTGAAGATATTATTACCGAAGTAAACGGGAGTAAACTGATAATCCGTTTTCCCGGAAAAAGTATCTTTCAGCGCAATTACAAACCTGGCAGAATAGACATTTATATCACTGTACCTGATGTTAACGGACTGGGCGTTTCCGGTTCCGGAGATATTTTAGCCAATGAAATTAAAGCACGCATTATTGACCTGGCTGTTAGTGGCAGCGGAAATATTGAAATTGATGACCTGACATCTGATAAAGTAAAAGGAGCCATTTCGGGCTCGGGTAACATTAAAATTGAAGGCGATGGTGTTGCCAACGAACTTTCGGTTTCAATTTCAGGGTCGGGTAATTGTAAGGCCGATGGATTTGAAGCTGAAGATATAACTGTTAGCACTTCAGGATCGGGAAATTGTAACGTTAAATCAAATGGCACATTAAAAGCACGAATCGCCGGATCGGGAAGTGTATATTATAAGGGCAGTCCCAGAGTTGATGCTTCGGTTGCCGGATCAGGGCGCGTAAAAAGTATGTAA
- a CDS encoding acyl-CoA thioesterase, with protein sequence MKQKHIVPVQIRFNDIDLMGHVYNAKYQEFFDLARLKYFSTVLDDLISWTHKGLIIASVKVDYMQPTFLEDEIHVETSVSSLGEKSLEMTQAVYKQNCTEPVAVCKSVMVCFDMKARISEPIPEDWRKKFADFEPDLTVD encoded by the coding sequence ATGAAACAAAAACACATTGTACCGGTGCAGATTCGGTTTAACGACATCGACCTGATGGGCCATGTTTATAATGCCAAATACCAGGAATTTTTCGATCTGGCCCGTCTAAAATATTTCAGTACAGTTTTAGACGACCTTATTAGCTGGACACATAAAGGATTGATCATTGCCTCGGTGAAGGTGGATTACATGCAACCAACCTTTCTTGAGGATGAGATTCATGTTGAAACATCGGTATCGTCGCTTGGAGAAAAGAGCCTTGAGATGACACAAGCGGTATACAAACAAAACTGTACCGAGCCGGTGGCAGTATGTAAATCGGTAATGGTTTGTTTTGATATGAAAGCCAGGATTTCGGAGCCGATCCCTGAGGATTGGAGAAAGAAATTTGCAGATTTTGAGCCTGACTTAACCGTCGATTAG
- a CDS encoding 30S ribosomal protein S16, with translation MPVKMRLARHGRKRYAYYHIVVADSRAPRDGRYIERIGTYNPNTDPATIDLDFDKAYDWLVKGAQPTDTVRAILSYKGVMYKKHLMGGVKKGAFDEAEADKRLESWIAAKEAKIQAKIDRLAGDAAAEADKQLEAEKKVNEERAAAIAAREAELAAEAEAAVKEAEAEAAAEEAEEEATAEVEETPEAEAPAAAEEASEEEKGAES, from the coding sequence ATGCCAGTAAAAATGAGATTAGCGCGACACGGTCGCAAACGCTACGCATACTACCACATTGTAGTAGCTGATAGCAGGGCGCCACGAGATGGCAGGTACATTGAAAGAATTGGCACGTACAATCCTAACACTGATCCTGCTACTATCGATCTCGATTTTGACAAAGCTTACGACTGGCTTGTTAAAGGCGCACAACCAACCGACACTGTAAGAGCAATATTATCTTACAAAGGTGTGATGTACAAAAAACACCTGATGGGTGGAGTTAAAAAAGGAGCTTTCGATGAAGCTGAAGCTGACAAACGTTTAGAAAGCTGGATTGCAGCAAAAGAAGCTAAAATTCAGGCAAAAATCGACCGTTTGGCCGGTGATGCCGCTGCAGAAGCTGACAAACAACTGGAAGCAGAGAAGAAAGTCAACGAAGAAAGAGCTGCCGCTATTGCTGCAAGAGAAGCAGAATTAGCTGCCGAAGCAGAAGCTGCTGTTAAAGAAGCTGAAGCTGAAGCCGCTGCTGAAGAAGCAGAAGAAGAGGCAACTGCTGAAGTTGAAGAAACTCCTGAAGCTGAAGCACCTGCTGCTGCAGAGGAAGCTTCGGAAGAAGAAAAAGGTGCGGAATCTTAA
- a CDS encoding OmpA family protein, whose product MKNKTLLVLVLFVAGIFLNSCSSLQNANSSQKGAGIGVAAGAALGALIGGKDNRAAGALVGAAVGGGAGAIIGKQMDKQAEEIETTMPGAEVVRSEEGIQLILDENADVRFEFDSSKLTSASQTNLGNLVEVFNKYPDTDILVIGHTDSDGAESYNQTLSEKRAASVVGFLKSNGIVASRLSSVGMGESQPRATNDTKAGKAQNRRVEFTITANEDMVDAAKAEAGEQ is encoded by the coding sequence ATGAAGAATAAAACATTATTGGTTCTTGTCCTTTTTGTGGCAGGAATATTTTTAAATAGTTGCAGCTCGTTGCAAAATGCCAACAGCTCGCAAAAAGGTGCAGGAATCGGTGTAGCCGCAGGAGCTGCCTTAGGTGCCTTAATTGGCGGAAAAGATAACCGGGCGGCAGGCGCTTTGGTTGGTGCTGCTGTTGGTGGCGGTGCCGGTGCTATTATTGGTAAACAAATGGATAAGCAGGCCGAAGAAATAGAAACAACAATGCCCGGAGCTGAGGTGGTTCGCAGCGAAGAAGGAATTCAGTTAATTCTGGACGAAAATGCCGATGTACGTTTTGAGTTTGATAGTTCAAAACTTACCAGTGCCTCGCAAACCAATTTGGGTAATCTGGTTGAGGTGTTTAATAAATACCCGGATACCGATATTTTGGTAATCGGGCATACCGATAGTGATGGTGCCGAATCTTACAATCAAACCTTATCGGAAAAACGTGCAGCATCGGTTGTTGGTTTTCTGAAATCAAATGGAATAGTGGCCTCGCGCTTAAGTTCGGTAGGAATGGGCGAATCGCAGCCGCGTGCAACAAACGATACCAAAGCGGGAAAAGCCCAAAATCGCAGGGTAGAGTTTACCATTACGGCTAACGAAGACATGGTAGATGCTGCAAAAGCAGAGGCTGGCGAACAATAG
- a CDS encoding lipocalin family protein yields the protein MKQTFLLLTLVALLAACSTTKQVRSSQKGLKGNWTLSSITTDQGNKVEIKELFNQASPDCFEGSEWSFVSNNNSGTYSFMDVACINSTHSIKWFMEEDGQDIYFLWKFIPDGVKPKDVTAGYKLKLISESETEFVLAQDASFEGDIISIYYQFVKN from the coding sequence ATGAAACAAACATTTCTTTTGCTGACGCTTGTTGCTTTATTGGCGGCGTGCAGCACTACAAAACAAGTCAGGAGTTCGCAGAAAGGTTTAAAAGGCAACTGGACATTATCGTCGATTACAACCGATCAGGGAAACAAAGTGGAAATTAAAGAGTTGTTTAACCAGGCATCACCCGACTGTTTCGAGGGCAGCGAATGGAGCTTTGTCAGCAATAACAATTCAGGAACTTATTCTTTTATGGATGTGGCCTGCATAAACTCCACGCATTCGATTAAATGGTTTATGGAAGAAGATGGCCAGGACATTTACTTTTTATGGAAATTTATTCCGGATGGAGTAAAGCCAAAAGATGTAACTGCCGGTTATAAACTAAAATTAATTTCTGAATCGGAAACCGAATTTGTTTTGGCACAGGATGCTTCGTTCGAGGGCGACATCATTTCAATCTATTATCAATTCGTAAAAAATTAA